A section of the Pseudomonas sp. FP453 genome encodes:
- a CDS encoding AlpA family transcriptional regulator: MSARTIAPGPEETRFLRLPEVELAVGKKRSTIYRDIAAGKFPAPYDLGSSRSVGWLSTEISAWILSRPRVQLRGGHNND; encoded by the coding sequence ATGTCAGCACGAACTATTGCACCAGGCCCAGAGGAAACGCGTTTCCTTCGCCTGCCCGAGGTTGAGCTCGCGGTCGGTAAAAAGCGATCCACGATTTATCGCGACATAGCAGCAGGTAAATTCCCTGCCCCATATGACCTAGGCAGCAGCAGATCGGTTGGCTGGCTCAGCACGGAGATATCTGCCTGGATCCTGAGTCGGCCGCGCGTGCAGCTCCGCGGAGGGCATAACAATGACTAA
- a CDS encoding RNA-directed DNA polymerase produces the protein MSIVDARYERLMPSFDLLADEVVLAQAWKKTDTYIRRHNWYADILELEQVSLLLPQTLKEWQRQVSTGDHSTASPLRLVPAPKNGKWYFPSKAEGGDWKFKPVLKDDDTVQNEPDLRPLAHISIREQVLASAVMLCLADAVETLQGNTDPASYGSKAQARQRVCSYGNRLFCDWLEESDGKQHARFRWGNATTYSQFFVDYERFLERPAEVCREALPSLHDERLFVVKLDLAQFYDCVDQSSVVDRLRMLYQRYTKDFAIPYSEDEATPFWQAAEKILSWQWQHSDSDNRSDLKLGLPQGLVASGFFANAYMHDFDQMVVARIRRKTRIRMSSTGIRIRLLDYCRYVDDMRLVVAISNESAQDLALETLAKSISKWANKRIKECFADAANCLEIKQEKSEAVAWEDFAVQGSTSRFMRGVNGQISTAPDPATLLQATGSLDHLLWLADALDDANDVDENPLSLARISLPRADVRDDTVKRFAANRLRQVLRMRRSMADPELPAEDALTNIEVSERQALDHEMETIARKLIACWSRNPALASVLRCGLDIFPSAKLLRPVLQALMLKLEPAAPQSEREVALFVLADLLRAGAVETGLHRPESYPESADITGYRKELLQAALEATENATLPWYLHQQAALFLAVMQYPVTLPPTRELASYRTLHDALRLTPPTTAEASNALTAGLLVMRITGQRDKFIIWLSNWLQKLKTKEAQKLIDDIAMIDTRILGELHGAWCE, from the coding sequence ATGAGCATTGTTGACGCCCGCTACGAGCGGTTAATGCCATCATTTGACCTGCTGGCAGATGAAGTAGTTCTGGCTCAAGCCTGGAAAAAAACCGACACCTACATTCGCAGACATAACTGGTATGCCGACATTCTGGAACTGGAGCAGGTTTCTCTGCTGCTACCGCAAACACTTAAAGAGTGGCAGCGGCAGGTTTCCACTGGCGACCACAGTACAGCAAGCCCATTGCGTCTGGTGCCAGCCCCAAAGAATGGCAAGTGGTATTTTCCATCGAAGGCTGAAGGCGGCGACTGGAAATTCAAACCCGTACTTAAAGATGATGACACAGTACAAAATGAACCAGATTTACGTCCGTTAGCCCATATCAGCATTCGTGAGCAGGTTTTGGCTTCTGCCGTCATGCTATGTCTCGCGGACGCAGTAGAAACACTACAAGGTAATACTGATCCCGCGAGCTACGGCAGCAAGGCCCAAGCCAGGCAGCGCGTTTGCAGCTACGGCAATCGGCTGTTCTGCGACTGGCTTGAAGAGTCTGATGGCAAACAGCACGCACGCTTTCGGTGGGGCAATGCCACAACTTATTCGCAGTTTTTCGTGGACTATGAGCGCTTCTTAGAGCGCCCCGCAGAGGTTTGTCGCGAAGCACTGCCCAGCCTGCATGACGAGCGTCTGTTTGTGGTCAAGCTTGATCTGGCCCAGTTTTATGATTGTGTTGATCAGTCTTCGGTGGTCGACCGCTTAAGGATGCTGTATCAGCGTTATACCAAAGATTTTGCTATCCCTTATTCCGAGGATGAGGCTACACCGTTCTGGCAAGCGGCTGAGAAGATTCTTAGCTGGCAATGGCAACACAGCGACTCAGATAATCGCAGCGATCTCAAATTAGGCTTGCCTCAGGGTTTGGTGGCGAGCGGCTTCTTTGCCAACGCTTATATGCATGATTTCGACCAGATGGTCGTTGCGCGAATACGCAGAAAGACTCGCATTCGTATGAGTTCCACAGGTATTAGGATTAGGCTGCTTGACTACTGTCGCTATGTCGATGACATGCGCTTAGTCGTGGCCATTTCGAATGAATCAGCACAAGATTTAGCGCTTGAAACACTTGCGAAAAGTATAAGCAAGTGGGCTAACAAGCGTATCAAAGAGTGTTTCGCGGACGCGGCCAATTGTTTGGAAATCAAACAAGAAAAGTCTGAAGCAGTCGCTTGGGAAGACTTCGCCGTTCAGGGCAGTACCTCCCGCTTTATGCGAGGCGTGAATGGGCAAATCAGCACAGCCCCCGATCCCGCGACTTTGCTGCAAGCTACCGGCAGCCTGGATCACTTACTTTGGCTTGCCGACGCACTGGATGATGCCAACGATGTCGATGAGAACCCCTTATCGCTGGCCCGTATATCCCTGCCGAGAGCGGACGTGCGTGACGATACCGTCAAACGCTTTGCGGCCAATCGATTACGCCAAGTGCTACGCATGCGCCGCAGCATGGCCGATCCAGAGCTACCCGCCGAGGATGCGCTGACCAATATTGAAGTCAGTGAGCGCCAGGCACTTGATCATGAAATGGAAACGATTGCCCGTAAGCTGATCGCTTGCTGGTCACGCAACCCTGCCCTGGCCAGCGTTCTGCGCTGCGGCTTGGACATATTTCCCTCTGCCAAGCTCCTGCGACCGGTTCTTCAGGCATTGATGCTGAAGCTAGAGCCCGCCGCACCTCAATCCGAGCGGGAAGTCGCGTTGTTTGTGCTTGCTGATCTGCTCAGGGCCGGCGCAGTAGAAACAGGGCTGCACCGTCCCGAAAGCTACCCAGAGTCGGCGGACATAACTGGCTATCGCAAGGAGTTGCTGCAGGCAGCACTAGAGGCAACTGAGAACGCTACACTCCCGTGGTATCTGCATCAGCAGGCTGCACTCTTTCTGGCTGTCATGCAGTACCCAGTTACTTTGCCGCCCACTAGAGAATTGGCTTCCTATAGAACACTGCATGACGCTTTACGCCTTACGCCGCCAACGACCGCAGAAGCTTCCAACGCACTCACCGCCGGGCTGCTTGTGATGCGAATTACCGGTCAGCGGGATAAGTTCATCATTTGGTTGAGTAATTGGCTGCAAAAGCTGAAGACCAAGGAGGCCCAAAAGCTGATTGATGATATTGCAATGATAGATACCCGAATTCTTGGAGAGTTACATGGTGCATGGTGTGAGTAA
- a CDS encoding helix-turn-helix domain-containing protein, whose amino-acid sequence MTNVSAPLRAQTQWFHVFRAMIDQGDVARIGPHAFTVYAVIKAHANFDHGLSKPGIQRISEQSGVSQAQVKRALVVLEKAGFITKKKFGRSNHYTLREKVQVTQAGLPHKVVTWDYVPNLAHQTVTDLKKAMNAGDIASTRILSIEHLNIQINLAGGNSQINLGSLQTDLDRLPAGIRETLRRNLNRRTDLIHSSE is encoded by the coding sequence ATGACTAACGTATCAGCCCCACTGCGCGCGCAGACCCAGTGGTTCCATGTTTTCAGGGCAATGATTGATCAGGGCGACGTCGCCCGAATTGGGCCCCATGCGTTTACGGTTTATGCCGTCATCAAGGCACACGCCAACTTCGACCATGGCTTATCGAAACCGGGCATTCAACGGATTTCCGAACAGTCTGGAGTCAGTCAGGCACAGGTCAAACGGGCACTAGTTGTTCTCGAAAAAGCCGGCTTCATCACGAAGAAAAAGTTCGGCCGATCCAATCACTACACCTTACGCGAAAAGGTGCAAGTCACTCAGGCCGGCTTACCACATAAGGTAGTAACCTGGGATTACGTGCCAAATCTCGCACATCAGACCGTTACGGACCTCAAAAAAGCTATGAACGCTGGCGATATCGCAAGTACGCGAATACTGAGCATCGAGCATCTGAATATACAAATCAACCTGGCAGGCGGAAATTCACAAATCAATTTAGGCTCATTGCAAACTGACCTAGATCGACTGCCAGCCGGCATTCGAGAAACGCTGCGTAGAAATCTTAATCGCCGTACCGATCTTATACACAGCTCAGAGTGA